A region of Acidimicrobiales bacterium DNA encodes the following proteins:
- a CDS encoding Zn-dependent alcohol dehydrogenase: MTKAAVLSGIDQRLEIRDDVVVDAPKAGEVKVRMAASGVCHSDVSVQNGTLYNALPAIIGHEGAGVIEEVGEGVDGLEVGDHIVISWIPQCGACFFCDKDQAYLCENANLALSTGGMLDGTPRFSLEGQPLHHMAAAGTFAESTVIPAIGAVKIPKEIDLKAASLIGCGVLTGVGAALNTATIRKGDSVAVVGCGGVGLNVIQGARIAGAGEIIAVDMNETKLAMAKDFGATATVNASQGDPVGKVMEMTEQRGVDVAFEVIGLQQTIEQTITMARRGGQAILVGVPRMDVMVTLPAFLGLVLQEKTVKGCWYGSSNVHKDVPKLVELYQRGELKLDELISREIPLEEVNEAMEAMKTGELARSVIVY; encoded by the coding sequence ATGACCAAGGCTGCAGTGCTGTCAGGGATCGACCAGCGCCTGGAGATCCGTGACGACGTCGTCGTCGACGCCCCCAAGGCAGGCGAGGTCAAGGTGCGCATGGCCGCCTCCGGCGTGTGCCACTCCGACGTCTCCGTGCAGAACGGCACGCTCTACAACGCCCTGCCCGCCATCATCGGCCACGAGGGCGCAGGGGTGATCGAGGAGGTCGGCGAAGGCGTCGACGGGCTCGAGGTGGGCGACCACATCGTCATCTCGTGGATCCCCCAGTGCGGCGCCTGCTTCTTCTGCGACAAGGACCAGGCCTACCTGTGCGAGAACGCCAACCTGGCGTTGTCGACAGGCGGCATGCTCGACGGCACGCCCCGGTTTAGCCTCGAAGGGCAGCCCCTGCACCACATGGCTGCGGCAGGCACCTTCGCCGAGTCGACGGTGATCCCCGCCATCGGTGCGGTGAAGATCCCCAAGGAGATCGACCTCAAGGCGGCGTCGCTCATCGGCTGCGGCGTGCTGACCGGCGTGGGCGCCGCGTTGAACACGGCCACCATCCGCAAGGGCGACAGCGTGGCCGTCGTCGGATGCGGCGGGGTGGGGCTCAACGTGATCCAGGGCGCCCGCATCGCCGGGGCGGGCGAGATCATCGCCGTCGACATGAACGAGACCAAGCTGGCCATGGCCAAGGACTTCGGGGCCACCGCCACAGTCAACGCCTCCCAGGGCGACCCGGTCGGCAAGGTCATGGAGATGACCGAGCAGCGGGGCGTCGACGTGGCCTTCGAGGTCATCGGCCTGCAGCAGACGATCGAGCAGACGATCACAATGGCCCGCCGGGGCGGCCAGGCCATCCTGGTCGGCGTCCCCCGCATGGACGTGATGGTCACCCTGCCCGCCTTCCTCGGCCTGGTGCTGCAGGAGAAGACGGTCAAGGGCTGCTGGTACGGGTCGTCCAACGTGCACAAGGACGTGCCCAAGCTGGTGGAGCTCTACCAGCGGGGGGAGCTGAAGCTCGACGAGCTCATCTCGCGAGAGATCCCGCTGGAAGAGGTCAACGAGGCCATGGAGGCCATGAAGACGGGCGAACTGGCCCGGAGCGTGATCGTCTACTGA
- a CDS encoding GGDEF domain-containing protein, with the protein MSASANPSRRRWLRPRDTGAEDQEVEGSTGTAGFDALAAELATAASGIAFIYRALDRVAHDGGYDDVVLVLDDPSAGRQVFRNRRRPPWEATSVDPREAEAGVYGDGRPVEAGLAVTVSRLCTVALRMDLLRHDASHDALTGLLNRRSFDELLVQSASRSVRYGWPFALVLIDIDRFKALNDRLGHDGGDQVLRAVGAELRQSLRAGDVAARLGGDEFALILAKGDGNLVTALVRRLEAAVTTAVAGAADMGFSAGVALAPQEATDVTELYRLADRRLYEAKRR; encoded by the coding sequence GTGAGCGCCAGCGCGAACCCGTCACGCCGGCGTTGGCTTCGGCCGCGCGATACCGGGGCGGAGGACCAAGAGGTCGAGGGGTCGACTGGGACCGCCGGCTTCGACGCGCTGGCAGCCGAGTTGGCCACCGCAGCGTCGGGTATCGCCTTCATCTACCGAGCCCTCGACCGGGTGGCGCACGACGGTGGCTACGACGACGTGGTGCTCGTCCTCGACGACCCCTCGGCCGGGCGCCAGGTGTTCCGCAACCGCCGCCGCCCCCCCTGGGAAGCGACGTCGGTCGACCCGCGGGAGGCCGAGGCCGGCGTCTACGGCGACGGCCGCCCCGTCGAGGCCGGGTTGGCCGTCACCGTGTCACGGCTGTGCACGGTGGCGCTTCGCATGGACCTTTTACGCCACGACGCCTCGCACGATGCCCTGACCGGGTTGCTCAACCGACGGTCGTTCGACGAGCTGCTGGTGCAGTCGGCGTCGCGCAGCGTGCGCTACGGCTGGCCGTTTGCCCTCGTCCTCATCGACATCGACCGCTTCAAGGCGCTCAACGATCGCTTGGGCCACGACGGCGGCGACCAGGTGTTGCGGGCCGTGGGCGCCGAGCTGCGCCAGTCGCTGCGGGCCGGCGACGTGGCTGCCCGCTTGGGCGGCGACGAGTTCGCCCTCATCCTGGCCAAGGGCGACGGCAACCTGGTCACCGCGTTGGTACGGCGACTGGAGGCGGCCGTGACCACGGCAGTGGCAGGGGCGGCCGACATGGGATTCTCAGCCGGCGTTGCCTTGGCCCCTCAGGAGGCGACCGACGTGACCGAGCTGTACCGCCTGGCCGACCGCCGGCTCTACGAGGCCAAACGCCGGTGA
- a CDS encoding glycosyltransferase — translation MSVEAGKWAWSLGRLGFDVRTVAGEGAADVLVPGLALAAERPPAAPEVARALDGADLVVVENLCSLPLNPPAADVVASVLAGRRAVLRHHDLPWQRERFAGYPPPPDDPAWLHVTINDLSRHQLAERGITAVTVRNAFDPDPPEGDRRGTRAALDLGPYDLLVMQPTRAIPRKGVPVALRLAEALGAAYWLLGPTEEGYEGELERVLERAKVRIMRGLPSGRVANAYAAADVVAFPSSWEGFGNPVVEAALYGKPLALRRYPVALELEAYGFRWFDADDPEAVRAWLAAPGPSLLEHNRIVARTHFSLHDLPGRLAALFNEAGWSW, via the coding sequence GTGTCAGTGGAAGCGGGCAAGTGGGCGTGGTCGCTCGGCCGGCTCGGCTTCGACGTCCGCACCGTGGCCGGCGAAGGCGCCGCCGACGTGCTCGTTCCCGGCTTGGCACTGGCCGCCGAACGCCCGCCTGCCGCGCCCGAAGTGGCACGCGCCCTCGACGGCGCCGACCTGGTGGTCGTCGAGAACCTCTGCTCCCTCCCCTTGAACCCGCCCGCCGCCGACGTGGTGGCGTCGGTGCTCGCCGGTCGGCGGGCCGTGCTGCGCCACCACGACCTGCCGTGGCAACGGGAGCGCTTCGCCGGCTACCCGCCGCCGCCCGACGACCCGGCGTGGCTCCACGTGACGATCAACGATTTGAGCCGCCACCAGTTGGCCGAGCGCGGCATCACTGCGGTGACGGTGCGCAACGCCTTCGACCCCGACCCGCCTGAGGGTGACCGCAGAGGCACGCGGGCGGCGTTGGACCTCGGCCCCTACGACCTGCTCGTCATGCAGCCGACGCGGGCCATCCCCCGCAAGGGCGTGCCCGTGGCGCTGCGTCTGGCCGAGGCGCTGGGCGCGGCGTACTGGCTGCTCGGTCCCACCGAGGAGGGCTACGAGGGGGAACTGGAGCGGGTGCTCGAACGGGCGAAGGTCCGCATCATGCGGGGGCTGCCCTCCGGTCGAGTAGCCAATGCCTATGCGGCCGCCGACGTGGTGGCGTTCCCGTCGTCGTGGGAGGGGTTCGGGAACCCGGTCGTGGAAGCGGCGTTATACGGCAAGCCGCTGGCGCTGCGCCGCTACCCCGTCGCCCTCGAGTTGGAGGCGTACGGGTTCCGGTGGTTCGACGCCGACGACCCGGAGGCGGTGCGGGCGTGGCTGGCGGCTCCCGGCCCGTCGTTGTTGGAACACAACCGCATCGTCGCTCGCACGCATTTCTCGCTGCACGACCTGCCGGGACGGCTGGCCGCTTTGTTCAACGAGGCAGGATGGTCGTGGTGA
- a CDS encoding DUF5317 family protein, with protein MFFTAVAVVVGLALGLLTGGRLEHLGNRRFRAPALLAAGLVVQAASGRFGGGTVALVIVSYLFLMAFCAANLRLVGMGVVLLGLAMNFTTIAVNGGMPVRRSAVVAAGIAEWHELDDLEIHDKRHLERSDDDLMFLSDIIPVPVLGEVLSFGDLVMSVGVADVLFHLLRPPPGRRYEEDGTNASSRER; from the coding sequence ATGTTCTTCACGGCCGTCGCCGTCGTCGTCGGCCTCGCACTGGGGCTCCTCACCGGAGGACGCCTCGAGCACCTCGGGAACCGACGCTTCCGCGCCCCCGCCCTGTTGGCGGCGGGCTTGGTCGTGCAAGCGGCCAGCGGGCGCTTCGGCGGGGGCACGGTGGCACTGGTGATCGTGTCGTACCTGTTCCTCATGGCCTTCTGCGCCGCCAACCTGCGCCTGGTGGGCATGGGCGTGGTCCTGCTCGGCCTGGCCATGAACTTCACCACCATCGCCGTGAACGGCGGCATGCCCGTGCGGCGCTCAGCGGTGGTGGCGGCCGGCATCGCCGAGTGGCACGAGCTCGACGACCTGGAGATCCACGACAAGCGCCACCTGGAACGGTCCGACGACGACCTCATGTTCCTGTCCGACATCATCCCCGTGCCTGTGCTGGGCGAGGTGCTCAGCTTCGGCGACCTGGTGATGAGCGTCGGCGTGGCGGACGTGTTGTTCCACCTGCTGCGGCCCCCGCCGGGGCGGCGCTACGAGGAGGACGGCACGAACGCGTCGTCGCGTGAGAGGTAG
- a CDS encoding HD domain-containing phosphohydrolase encodes MSAVATAATALVAHPVAAGACWAVLVTCLALLAVAGHAEHEAARAAAVAGLVRALAVKDPYTGEHTARVARYSAYIGEELGLSRRRLARLHQAALLHDIGKLSVPADLLNKPGRLTDEEFARVQQHAHTCDDVLGRVDALRPLRAAAAGHHLRFDGGGYGAGEPSQQAAIVAVADAYDAMTSTRAYRRALPQDVAFEELRRRAGTQFDPRCVAALVAAVERRGERHGMGHERSAVVFAVDPPALGVFTSRREVSS; translated from the coding sequence GTGTCGGCGGTCGCAACTGCCGCGACGGCACTCGTCGCTCACCCCGTCGCGGCCGGAGCGTGCTGGGCTGTCCTCGTCACCTGCCTCGCCCTGCTCGCCGTTGCCGGGCACGCCGAACACGAAGCGGCCCGGGCCGCCGCCGTCGCCGGCCTGGTGCGGGCGCTGGCCGTGAAAGACCCCTACACCGGCGAGCACACCGCGCGGGTGGCCCGCTACAGCGCCTACATCGGCGAAGAGCTCGGCCTGTCGCGGCGGCGCCTGGCGCGGTTGCACCAAGCAGCCCTCCTGCACGACATCGGCAAGCTCTCGGTGCCCGCCGACCTGCTCAACAAGCCGGGCCGCCTCACCGACGAAGAGTTCGCCCGGGTGCAACAGCACGCCCACACCTGCGACGACGTGCTCGGCCGGGTCGACGCCCTGCGCCCCTTGCGGGCCGCTGCCGCCGGGCACCACCTGCGCTTCGACGGCGGGGGGTACGGCGCAGGCGAGCCGTCGCAGCAGGCCGCCATCGTGGCCGTGGCCGACGCCTACGACGCCATGACCTCGACCCGGGCCTACCGCCGGGCGCTGCCACAGGACGTCGCCTTCGAGGAGCTTCGCCGCCGGGCGGGCACCCAGTTCGACCCCCGGTGCGTGGCCGCCTTGGTCGCCGCCGTCGAGCGCCGAGGCGAGCGCCACGGCATGGGCCACGAGCGCAGCGCTGTCGTCTTCGCCGTCGATCCGCCTGCGCTGGGCGTGTTCACCTCCCGCCGCGAGGTGTCGTCGTGA